CGTACCGTCCTCGGCGTCCTGCCCGGCGAGCCGGTTGTGGAAGGTGGCGACGGTCTCCTCGTCGCGCTGCCAGTAGCCCCGGCCCGCGCTGTGCCCGCTCATCCAGACCTCGCCGATGGTGCCCTCGGACACCGGGAGCGCCGTCTGCGGGTCGACGATCAGCAGCTTCTGGTCGTAGTGGACGCGCCCGCAGTCGACCACGGAACGCGCGCCCGGGGTGCCGGGCTCGACCGGCACGACCCGGTCCCGCTCCAGCTCCGCGCCGTCGAGGTGATGCACCCGCGCGCCCTCGCCGGGGGTGCCGCCGGTGACGTAGACGGAGTTCTCGGCCAGCCCGTACGCGGGGTACCAGGAGCCCTCGGCGAAGCCGTGCTCGGCGTAGACGGAGGCGAACCGGTCCAGGGTCTCCGCGCGGATCGGCTCGGCGGCGTTGAGCGCGACCTTCCAACTGCTGAGGTCCAGGCCCGCGCGGTCCTCGGGCCGGGTGCGGCGGACGCAGAGTTCGTACGCGAAGTTCGGCGCGGTGCTGAACGTGCCGCCGTAGTCGCTGATCGCCTTCAGCCAGCGGATGGGCTCCTGGAGGAAGGCCTCCGGGGGCATGTAGACGAGTTCGGTGCCCCAGTACAGCGCCTGCAACAGATTGCCGATCAGGCCCATGTCATGGAACAGCGGCAGCCAGGAGACGTACACCGGACGCTCGGTGTGCCCCATGCCGTGCGCCATCATCGTGCAGTTGTGCAGCAGGTTGGCGTGGGAGAGCATCACGCCCTTGGGGATCCCGGTGGACCCGGAGGTGTACTGCAGGAACGCCAGCTCGCTCCCGGCCGCGTCGACCGGCTGCCAGTCCTCGGCCTCGGCCGCCTCGACGAGGTCGGTGGCCACCCAGTGCGCCTCGGTGTAGTGCTTGCCGGAGAGCATGTCGCACAGCCAGCCGGGGGCGGCGACGACGGTGGCGCCGGAGTCCTTGGCGACCGCGTTGAGCCGGGCGGCGTGCTTGTCCGAACGCGGTGGATAAGCCGGGACGGCGATCATTCCCGCGTAAAGACACCCGTAGAAGGCCGCGGCGAATTCCGGGCCCGACGGGTAGAGCATGAGCACGCGATCGCCGGGAGAACCGACGGTGCGCAGCCGGGCGGCAATGGCCCGCGCCCGCTGATCGAGGTCGGCGTAGGACAGCCTTTCCGTGACGTTCTCGCCGTCGGAAAGAAAGGTGAATGCCGTCTGCCGACCCTGCTCTTCACTCCGCTTCCGAAGCAGATCGACCAGGGTTTCCACGCGCGGATCCGGCAGTACTGCAGGAGAAAGCCTGCTCACGTCTCCCTCTTTCAGAAGAGCCTGCTGCTGCGTTGTCGGTTCTGAGTTCTGAGTTGTGCGTTCTGAGTTGTGCGTTCTGAGTTGTGCGTTCTGAGTTGTGCGTTCTGAGTTGCGAGTTGCGAGTTTTGCGTTCTGGATCTGCGTTCTTGTTATGGAGGTGCATACGAAACTGCCCGGAGCCGCGGGCCAAGTGGCCCGGCGGCTCCGGGCAGCGGGGGGCCTCAGGCCTCGTCGCCGCCGGTCTCGGTCGGCGGGTAGAAGATCGCGGCGGCTTCCTGCGCGCGGGTCAGGGTGCCGACCAGTTCCTCCGTGGTGCACAGCGGAATGAGCTTGCCCTCCAGGAAGGCACCGGTGGAGTAGCCGGTCAGGACGGCGGCGTGGGCGGCCTCGGCGTCCGGGAAGTCGACGACGATCGCGAAGTTGTACTCGATGTCCTTGGTGAACCAGTAGTTCACGATCTTGCCGCCGAGCGCGCTGTAGAACTTGAACGCGTGCTGGTCGCGGACGGCGATTCCGGCAGGGTCCAGGATGATGCCCTTGACGACTTCCTGCGAGTAACGCGCGAGAATCATGAACTGCATGAGTTGGCCCCCTGGGCAATGACTCGAATTGGCATGGGAAACCGCACGGTTGCGACGGCACGAAAGTCAGGAACGTATCCGCCGAAGAGTGCCTACCGGCTGGTAGCCAGTGGGGCTCACTATTCTTCAGCGCCCTGCGGCGAGCAAGCACATGTCCGCTGGCGGTCATTGCGATTGGCCGTATGAGGACACGAAATCAAAAGTGGGTACGGACATTCCGCAATACGGATCACGCCGTACCGCTCGGCCGGATGTGAACGCACGGACCCATGACCGGGAAAGCTCCGGTCCACAAGGCTTCGACCACGCGGTGAGCCGATGTCCGGTTGTCGATGGTCCGCCGGATTGGTACGGGCGGAAGCGGTACCGGCACGAACATCCGTGACGTCACCTTCTGCTCTGACACCTCGCGGTTGACCAGAAGTGACACGTCCCCGCGCGAGGGCGGGAGCAGGGTCCGGTCGGCAGTGCACCACTCCCCCGACCGAGAATTATGAACGCGGCACTTCACCGGTATGTCGGAAAGTTGAGAACACGCAAAGCGTACGCAGCGACATTGACCTGGCCGAAAGTCGCTGCAACTCTCTTGGCCATGAGCACGTACGAGAACCTTGCCGGGCGCCTGCACGTCGATCTGCGACGTACAGCCAGCGCCCTGTGTGCGTGAACTCTTCTGTCGCCCCGCGTGGGTGATCTCTTCCCTCTCCCGGTGCGGGTGAATTCGCCGCGATCATTCTGACGCGGACCCTTTCCCCGCGGGCCCAATCCGCTTGCGCGGAAGCCTTCTTGGCATTCCTCTCCCCCTCTCTTTACGGACTCTCTTTACGGAACCGCGCGGCACGCGCCAGGTAGTGCGCGGTGCGTATTCCAGCCGCTCCATCGAGCCGACGCTCTCCCGATCTGAACAGGACCCCGCCATGGCCACGACGGCATCGACATCGAACCGACGACAGTTCCTTTCCCTGCTCGGTGTTTCGGCGCTCGCGGTCAGTTGCGGCCCGGCGATCGGGGCCTCCTCCGGCAAGAGCAACACCAGGACGCTCCGGTACCAGGGCTGGGCGGGCCAGGTCACGCTGCCCGAACTGGCCGCGGACCTCGGCTACCTGGAGGACGTGAAGCTGGACTGGGTCGGCAACACGACCAGCGGGCCGCAGGACATCCAGTCCGCGGCCACCGGCCAGACCGACTTCGGCGGCGCGTTCAACGGCGCGGTCGTCAAACTGGCCGCGAACGGGGCACCGGTCAAGGCGGTCATCAGCTACTACGGCGCCGACAAGTACGCCTACAACGGCTTCTACGTCCTCAAGGACAGCCCCATCCGCTCGGCCCGGGACCTGCTCGGCAAGAAGGTCGGGATGAACACGCTGGGGGCCCACTCCGAGGCCATGCTCGACATCTATCTGCGGCGCGCCGGTCTGTCCCGGTCCCAGAGCGGTGAGGCCGAGCGGCTCGTGGTACCTCCGGTCAACACCGAGCAGACCCTGCGGCAGAAGCAGATCGACGTGGCCGTACTCGGCGGCATCCTGCGCGACAAGGCCCTGGAAACCGGCGGCATCCGGCCGCTGTTCACCGACTACCAACTCCTCGGCGCGTTCAGCGCGGGCACGTTCCTGATGACCGACCGCTTCCTGAAACAGAACCCCGAAACGGCCCGGATCTTCACCACCGGCGTCGGAAAGGCCATCGAGTGGTCCCGCGCCACCCCGCGCGAGGAGGTCGTCGCCCGGATGACGGAGATCGTCAAGAAGCGCCGCCGCAACGAGGACGCCGCACCACTCAAGTACTGGCAGTCCTACGGCGTCGCCGAAAGGGCGGGCCGGATCACCGGAAAGGAACTGCGGCTCTGGGTCGACTGGCTGGCCGAACGCGGCGACATCAAAAAGGGCCAGGTCACCCTGTCCGACCTCTACACCAACGAATTCAACGACGCGGCCAAGGACGGCGGCACCAAGCCGTCCGAAGCGGCCTCGCCCGCCACCGAGTCCACTCCGAACTCCACCACGAACCCCACCTCTCACTCCACCTCGAACTCCACCCCGAAGAGCGGGAGTTGATCCCCGTGCCGGAATCCACCGCACCCAAGATCGTATTCGAGAACGTACGCAAGGAGTTCTCCGTAAAGGACCGCAGAGGCGGTGAGCGGAACAAGGCCTTCACCGCGCTCGAAGGAATCGATCTGTCGATAGCTCCCGGTGAGTTCGTCGCCCTGGTCGGTCCCAGCGGCTGCGGCAAGTCCACCCTGCTCGATCTCCTCGGCGGCCTCACCCGGCCCACCGAAGGACGCATCCTGCTCGACGGCGTACCCGTCACCGGGCCCGGCCTCGACCGGGGCATCGTCTTCCAGCAGTACGCGCTGCTGCCGTGGCGCACCGCGCGCGGCAACGTCGAGTTCGGCCTGGAGGCCACCGGCGTACCGCGCCGCCAACGCGCCGCCCGCGCAAGGGAGTTCCTGAACCTTGTCGGCCTGTCCGGATTCGAGGACCGGCACCCGCACGAACTCTCCGGCGGGATGCGGCAGCGCGTCGCCATCGCCCGCAGCCTCGCCTACGACCCCGATGTACTGCTGATGGACGAGCCGTTCGCCGCGCTGGACGCCCAGACCCGGGAGTCGCTGCAGGACGAACTGGTGCGTATCTGGCAGCGCACCGGCAAGGTCGTCGTGTTCATCACCCACAGCATCGACGAGGCCGTCTACCTGGGGCAGCGCGTCGCCGTGATGACGTCCAGGCCCGGCCGGATCAAGGAGATCGTGCCGGTCTCCTTCGGCTCGCGCACCGGCACGGACGACCTCCGCTCCAGTCCCGAGTTCGCGCGCTACCGGCACCAGATCTGGTCGCTCCTGCACGACGAGGTGGCCAGGGCCCAGCAGTTGGAGAAGGAGGAGGCATCCGTATGAGTCCCGTAACCGGCACCGCGACCGAGAACGCCACGGCGGAGAGCACGGAGGCGGAGAGCACGGAGACGACTGCCGTCGCGAGCGCGGCGGAGAGCACGCAGAAAACCGCCGCCGAGGCCACGGACAGCACCGCGGTCAACGCCACGGACAGCACCGTGGACAGAGCCCCGGGCACGACCGCGGACAACGCCCCGGACAAGACCATCGCCGAGACCGGGGCCGAGGAAGCGACCGCAAAGGAACGTCAACTCCCCGCCCGCACGCCCAAGTTCCGCCCGGTGCTCCTCCGGTTGGCCCGGCGCCTCCCGTACCTGCTGCTGACCGCCGCGCTCAAATCCGTGGCGATCGTGGCGCTGCTGCTGTTGTGGGAGACCGCGCCGCGGCTCGGCCTGGTCGACCGGACGTTCCTGCCGCCGTTCAGCGAGGTCGCCCGCGCCTGGTGGGGGCTGGCGACCGACGGCCAGCTCGCGGACAACGCCCGTGCCAGCCTGGTGCGTTCGGGCACCGGATTCGGCATCGCGGTGGCCGTCGCCGTACCGCTCGGCCTGCTGATCGGCTGGTACGGGCCGCTCGCCCATCTGCTCGGACCTCTCCTGGAGGTCTTCCGCAACACCGCGGCACTGGCGCTGCTGCCCGTGTTCGTGCTGCTGCTCGGCATCGGCGAGACCTCGAAGATCTCCATCGTGGTGTACGCGTGCACCTGGCCGATCCTGCTGAACACCATCAGCGCGGTCCGCACGGTCGACCCGACCCTGCTGAAGCTGGCGAAGTCGATGGACCTGTCCACGCCCCGGCTGTTCCAGAAGGTCATCCTCCCGGCCTCGGTACCGGTGATGTTCACCGGCATCCGGCTGGCCGGAGCGGTGTCCATCCTGGTCCTTGTCGCCGCCGAGATGATCGGCGCGAAGGCGGGCCTCGGCTATCTGATCAACAACTCGCAGTACAACTTCGCGATTCCGCAGATGTACGCGGGCATCATCACGATCTCCGCCATCGGCGTGGCCTTCAACCAGTTCCTGGTGGCCGTGGAACGCCGACTCAGCTCCTGGCGCGTACCCACCAACGCGTGACCACCGGGCGGGGCCGGGCCGTCACCGCACGCGCCCCGCACCACCCCTCTCCCCTCTCCCCTTCCCCTCCGCTTCTCCCTCCCTCCTCCCTCCTCCCCCTCCCTCCCGCAGCGTCCCGCCGCCCCGATCCAAGGACCCCGATGACCGCGACCAGACCCCGGCAACTGCACCTCAACGCGTTCCTGATGAACGCCGGACACCACGACGCCGCCTGGCGGCTGCCGCGTACCCAGCCCGAACGCGTCACGGACGTCCGCTACTTCCAGGAGCTGGCACGGACCGCCGAACGCGGCCTGCTGGACTCCGTCTTCCTGGCCGACGGCCTCGCCCTGTGGGGCAAGGTCAGGCACAACGCGCTCGGCGGCTTCGAACCGCTCACCCTGCTGTCCGCCCTGGCGACGGCCACCGAGCACGTCGGCCTGATAGCCACCGTCTCCACCACCTTCAACGAGCCCTTCCACACCGCCCGCAAGTTCGCCTCTCTCGACCACATCAGCGGCGGCCGGGCGGGCTGGAACATCGTCACCTCCGGCACCGTGAACGAGGCCCGCAACTTCGGGCAGGACGAACACCTGGAGCACGGGCTGCGCTACGAGCGGGCGCGGGAGTTCGTCGAGGTCGCCACCAAGCTCTGGGACAGCTGGGAGGACGACGCGATCCTGCTCGACCGTGAGCGCGGCGTCTACGCCGACACCGACAAGGTGCGGGAGATCAACCACCGCGGGGAGTACTTCGGGGTGCAGGGTCCCCTGAACTCACCGCGCAGCCCCCAGGGACACCCGCTCCTGGTCCAGGCCGGATCGTCGGAGGACGGCAAGGAGTTCGCGGCCCAGTACGCCGAGGCGGTCTTCACCGCTCAGCAGACCCTCGCCGACGGCCAGTCCTTCTACCGGGACCTCAAGTCACGGCTGGCCAACTACGGCCGCGCGGAAGACGAGTTGCTCGTCCTGCCCGGCATCGCCCCCGTGATCGGCTCCACCGAGGCCGAGGCCCGCGCCCTGGAGCAGGAACTCACCGACCTCCAGGTCCCCGAGTACGGGCTCGCCCAGTTGTCGGGGATGCTCGGCACCGATCTGACCGGCCTGCCGCTGGACGGGCCGCTCCCGGAACTGCCCGAGGAGCGGGACATCAACGGCAACAAGAGCCGCTTCGCACTCGTGACCCAGCTCGCCCGCGAGGAGGGCAAGGACGGCCAGGGCGGCCTCACGCTGCGCGAACTCATCGCCCGGCTCGGCGCGGGACGCGGTCACCGGGTGTTCGCCGGTACTCCCGAGCAGATCGCCGACCAGCTGGAGGAGTGGTTCACCCAGGGCGCCGCCGACGGCTTCAACATCATGCCGCCGCATCTGCCGGGCGGCCTGGAGGACTTCGTCGACCACGTCGTACCGATTCTCCAGCGACGCGGCCTCTTCCGCACCGAGTACACCGGCCGCACCCTGCGCGACCACTACGGCCTCGCCCGCCCCGCCAACCGCCTTGCCGCCACGGCCACGGCCACGGCCACGGCCCCATCCTCAGCCACCCCGGCAATCCCTGCCGAGATCCCCGCCGGGAGCCCCGCCGGTTCGGCCGTCACCGCGACAGGGCAGCCCGTATGAGCACCGCCGAAATAGGCACCGACGGCCTGGAGCTCACCACCGACGTCCTGGTGATCGGCGGCGGACCCGCGGCCACCTGGGCCGCGCTCAAGGCGACCCAGGAGGGAGCGGACGTGGTCCTCGCCGACAAGGGCTACTGCGGCACCAGCGGCGCCACCGCCTCCAGCGGTACCGGCGTCTGGTACGTACCCCCGGAGCCCGAGGCGCGGGAGGCGGCCATGGCGAGCCGGGAGGCTCTGGGCGGCTATCTGGCCGACCGGCGCTGGATGGCCCGGGTGCTCGACCAGACGTACGCCGGGGTCAACGAGCTTGCCACGGACGCCCGTTACCCCTTCCCGACCGGACCGGACGGGACCCAGCTGAGGAACGGTCTGCAAGGGCCGGAGTACATGCGCCGGATGCGGATTCGCGTACGGCGGGCCGGGGTCCGCGTCCTGGACCACAGCCCGGTCACCGAGTTGCTGACCGACCCTTCGGGGGCGGTCGCCGGGGCCCGGGGGTACCGGCGCCGGGCCGGGGAGCCGTACCGGGTGCGTGCCGGGGCGGTCGTCCTGGCCACCGGTGGCTGCGCGTTCCTGAGCGGCGCGCTGGGCTGCAACGTCAACACCGGCGACGGGGCGCTGTTCGCCGCCGAAGCGGGCGCGGAGCTGTCCGGGATGGAGTTCTCCAACGCCCACGGCATCGCGCCCGAGGGCACCTCCGTCACCAAGACCGCGTTCTACTCCTTCGCGACCTTCTACCGCGAGGACGGCGCGGTCCTTCAGGGCGCGGCGAGCCAGGGCGGCCGGTCCGTCATCGCACGCACGCTGCTGAGCGAGAAGGTCTACTGCCGTCTCGACCGGGCGAGCGCCGCGGACCGGCGGGCGATGCGGCTGGCCCAGCCCAACTTCTTCCTCACCTTCGACCGCCTCGGCATCGACCCCTTCACCGAACGCTTCGCCGTCACCCTCCTCGCCGAGGGCACCGTGCGCGGCACCGGCGGAATCCGTATCGCCGCCGACGACTGCTCCACCACCGTCCCCGGCCTGTACGCGGCCGGAGACGCGGCGACCCGCGAGCTGATCTGCGGCGGCTTCACCGGCGGCGGCAGCCACAACGCCGCCTGG
This is a stretch of genomic DNA from Streptomyces sp. NA04227. It encodes these proteins:
- a CDS encoding GYD domain-containing protein: MQFMILARYSQEVVKGIILDPAGIAVRDQHAFKFYSALGGKIVNYWFTKDIEYNFAIVVDFPDAEAAHAAVLTGYSTGAFLEGKLIPLCTTEELVGTLTRAQEAAAIFYPPTETGGDEA
- a CDS encoding putative leader peptide translates to MSTYENLAGRLHVDLRRTASALCA
- a CDS encoding ABC transporter substrate-binding protein encodes the protein MATTASTSNRRQFLSLLGVSALAVSCGPAIGASSGKSNTRTLRYQGWAGQVTLPELAADLGYLEDVKLDWVGNTTSGPQDIQSAATGQTDFGGAFNGAVVKLAANGAPVKAVISYYGADKYAYNGFYVLKDSPIRSARDLLGKKVGMNTLGAHSEAMLDIYLRRAGLSRSQSGEAERLVVPPVNTEQTLRQKQIDVAVLGGILRDKALETGGIRPLFTDYQLLGAFSAGTFLMTDRFLKQNPETARIFTTGVGKAIEWSRATPREEVVARMTEIVKKRRRNEDAAPLKYWQSYGVAERAGRITGKELRLWVDWLAERGDIKKGQVTLSDLYTNEFNDAAKDGGTKPSEAASPATESTPNSTTNPTSHSTSNSTPKSGS
- a CDS encoding ABC transporter ATP-binding protein, with translation MPESTAPKIVFENVRKEFSVKDRRGGERNKAFTALEGIDLSIAPGEFVALVGPSGCGKSTLLDLLGGLTRPTEGRILLDGVPVTGPGLDRGIVFQQYALLPWRTARGNVEFGLEATGVPRRQRAARAREFLNLVGLSGFEDRHPHELSGGMRQRVAIARSLAYDPDVLLMDEPFAALDAQTRESLQDELVRIWQRTGKVVVFITHSIDEAVYLGQRVAVMTSRPGRIKEIVPVSFGSRTGTDDLRSSPEFARYRHQIWSLLHDEVARAQQLEKEEASV
- a CDS encoding ABC transporter permease translates to MSPVTGTATENATAESTEAESTETTAVASAAESTQKTAAEATDSTAVNATDSTVDRAPGTTADNAPDKTIAETGAEEATAKERQLPARTPKFRPVLLRLARRLPYLLLTAALKSVAIVALLLLWETAPRLGLVDRTFLPPFSEVARAWWGLATDGQLADNARASLVRSGTGFGIAVAVAVPLGLLIGWYGPLAHLLGPLLEVFRNTAALALLPVFVLLLGIGETSKISIVVYACTWPILLNTISAVRTVDPTLLKLAKSMDLSTPRLFQKVILPASVPVMFTGIRLAGAVSILVLVAAEMIGAKAGLGYLINNSQYNFAIPQMYAGIITISAIGVAFNQFLVAVERRLSSWRVPTNA
- a CDS encoding LLM class flavin-dependent oxidoreductase, with product MTATRPRQLHLNAFLMNAGHHDAAWRLPRTQPERVTDVRYFQELARTAERGLLDSVFLADGLALWGKVRHNALGGFEPLTLLSALATATEHVGLIATVSTTFNEPFHTARKFASLDHISGGRAGWNIVTSGTVNEARNFGQDEHLEHGLRYERAREFVEVATKLWDSWEDDAILLDRERGVYADTDKVREINHRGEYFGVQGPLNSPRSPQGHPLLVQAGSSEDGKEFAAQYAEAVFTAQQTLADGQSFYRDLKSRLANYGRAEDELLVLPGIAPVIGSTEAEARALEQELTDLQVPEYGLAQLSGMLGTDLTGLPLDGPLPELPEERDINGNKSRFALVTQLAREEGKDGQGGLTLRELIARLGAGRGHRVFAGTPEQIADQLEEWFTQGAADGFNIMPPHLPGGLEDFVDHVVPILQRRGLFRTEYTGRTLRDHYGLARPANRLAATATATATAPSSATPAIPAEIPAGSPAGSAVTATGQPV
- a CDS encoding FAD-dependent oxidoreductase, translated to MSTAEIGTDGLELTTDVLVIGGGPAATWAALKATQEGADVVLADKGYCGTSGATASSGTGVWYVPPEPEAREAAMASREALGGYLADRRWMARVLDQTYAGVNELATDARYPFPTGPDGTQLRNGLQGPEYMRRMRIRVRRAGVRVLDHSPVTELLTDPSGAVAGARGYRRRAGEPYRVRAGAVVLATGGCAFLSGALGCNVNTGDGALFAAEAGAELSGMEFSNAHGIAPEGTSVTKTAFYSFATFYREDGAVLQGAASQGGRSVIARTLLSEKVYCRLDRASAADRRAMRLAQPNFFLTFDRLGIDPFTERFAVTLLAEGTVRGTGGIRIAADDCSTTVPGLYAAGDAATRELICGGFTGGGSHNAAWALSSGTWAGRGAARHARSLGTAAGTRPLVSTGGAGLRPTGTPGRADDFHEVVTAVQGEVLPYEKNYLRHGDRLTASLKVLDRVWRESRAALHATGADTVRARQAAAMTAHARWMYTSALARTETRGMAKRLDFPAQDPRQHHRIVTGGLDRLWTRTEPLPAAPAAPLEVAS